In one window of Aphidius gifuensis isolate YNYX2018 linkage group LG4, ASM1490517v1, whole genome shotgun sequence DNA:
- the LOC122855539 gene encoding protein kinase C and casein kinase substrate in neurons protein 1 isoform X2, giving the protein MSHHSDDNMLIASTDSFWEPGNYKRTTKRIEDGHKLCDSLIQLVQERAEIEKNYAKALKGWSKSWNEKIEKGPEYGTAEAAWKGALGESDRLCDVHLRIKENLCNDIIQQVKTWQKDAYHKSMITLKERKEMEDAFKKAQKPWAKLLQKVEKTKTDYHNSCKTERTAANMERNASADSSLSQDQKYLTVKKMQDRVQKTKEEVQRAKEKYEASLQEINQYNPKYMEDMTQVFEKCQEMEAQRLQFFKDVLFGIHKCLNISQDPVLPVIYEEFYHTINNADHEKDLKWWSNNHGVNMAMNWPQFEDYTEEFREITKGSKSKEALPAGSITLINQRPVGEDLHDFPPVNNKAKVKPMARVISPENNGDGKTDTLGSMKNQSPEKNNHDDNSVSRTPTITNGTNSKQESNPFDEEEWDEDGGEALVDTGEPGVPVRALYDYEGAEADELTFKQGDVFEKLEDEDEQGWCKGRKDGRVGLYPANYVDATSP; this is encoded by the exons ATGTCACATCACAGCGACGATAATATGTTGATAGCAAGTACAGATTCATTCTGGGAGCCAGGTAACTACAAACGTACTACAAAAAGAATTGAAGATGGTCACAAATTATGTGACAGTTTAATACAATTAGTACAAGAACGtgctgaaattgaaaaaaattatgcaaaaGCATTAAAAGGATGGTCTAAATCatggaatgaaaaaattgaaaaaggacCAGAATATGGTACTGCTGAAGCTGCATGGAAAGGTGCACTTGGTGAATCAGATAGACTTTGTGATGTTCATTTAAGAATCAAAGAAAATCTATGTAATGATATTATTCAACAAGTCAAAACATGGCAAAAAGATGCATATCACAag tcaATGATAACACTTAAAGAACGTAAAGAAATGGAGGatgcatttaaaaaagcaCAAAAACCATGGGCCAAGTTACttcaaaaagttgaaaaaactaaaactgATTATCATAACAGTTGTAAAACTGAACGTACTGCTGCTAATATGGAAAGAAATGCATCAGCTGATAGTTCATTATCACAAGATcag AAATATCTTACg gtaaaaaaaatgcaagatAGAGTACAAAAAACCAAGGAAGAAGTTCAAAGagctaaagaaaaatatgaagcATCATTGCAAGAAATAAATCAGTATAATCCAAAGTACATGGAAGACATGACACAAGTGTTTGAAAAATGTCAAGAAATGGAAGCTCAAagattgcaattttttaaGGATGTGTTATTTGGTATTCACAAATGTCTCAACATATCACAAGATCCagt GCTTCCAGTTATTTACGAGGAATTTTATCACACAATAAATAATGCTGATCATGAAAAAGACTTGAAATGGTGGTCGAACAATCATGGTGTCAATATGGCTATGAATTGGCCACAATTTGag GATTATACTGAAGAATTTCGTGAAATCACCAAAGGATCAAAATCAAAAGAAGCATTACCAGCTGGATCAATAACTCTCATCAATCAACGACCAGTTGGCGAAGATTTgcat gATTTTCCACCAGTTAATAATAAGGCCAAAGTGAAGCCAATGGCAAGAGTAATATCACCAGAGAATAATGGAGATGGTAAAACTGATACATTAGgatcaatgaaaaatcaaagtccagagaaaaataatcatgatgataattcaGTTAGCAGAACACCCACAATTAC aaaCGGTACAAATTCAAAACAAGAATCAAATCCATTTGATGAAGAAGAATGGGATGAGGATGGTGGTGAGGCTCTGGTTGATACTGGTGAACCAGGTGTTCCAGTTCGTGCACTTTATGACTATGAAGGAGCTGAAGCTGATGAGCTTACTTTTAAACAAG GagatgtttttgaaaaactGGAGGATGAAGATGAACAAGGCTGGTGTAAAGGCAGAAAAGATGGTCGAGTGGGTCTTTATCCAGCAAACTATGTCGATGCTACTTCACcctaa
- the LOC122855539 gene encoding protein kinase C and casein kinase substrate in neurons protein 1 isoform X4, protein MSHHSDDNMLIASTDSFWEPGNYKRTTKRIEDGHKLCDSLIQLVQERAEIEKNYAKALKGWSKSWNEKIEKGPEYGTAEAAWKGALGESDRLCDVHLRIKENLCNDIIQQVKTWQKDAYHKSMITLKERKEMEDAFKKAQKPWAKLLQKVEKTKTDYHNSCKTERTAANMERNASADSSLSQDQMARGSDSVKKMQDRVQKTKEEVQRAKEKYEASLQEINQYNPKYMEDMTQVFEKCQEMEAQRLQFFKDVLFGIHKCLNISQDPVLPVIYEEFYHTINNADHEKDLKWWSNNHGVNMAMNWPQFEDFPPVNNKAKVKPMARVISPENNGDGKTDTLGSMKNQSPEKNNHDDNSVSRTPTITNGTNSKQESNPFDEEEWDEDGGEALVDTGEPGVPVRALYDYEGAEADELTFKQGDVFEKLEDEDEQGWCKGRKDGRVGLYPANYVDATSP, encoded by the exons ATGTCACATCACAGCGACGATAATATGTTGATAGCAAGTACAGATTCATTCTGGGAGCCAGGTAACTACAAACGTACTACAAAAAGAATTGAAGATGGTCACAAATTATGTGACAGTTTAATACAATTAGTACAAGAACGtgctgaaattgaaaaaaattatgcaaaaGCATTAAAAGGATGGTCTAAATCatggaatgaaaaaattgaaaaaggacCAGAATATGGTACTGCTGAAGCTGCATGGAAAGGTGCACTTGGTGAATCAGATAGACTTTGTGATGTTCATTTAAGAATCAAAGAAAATCTATGTAATGATATTATTCAACAAGTCAAAACATGGCAAAAAGATGCATATCACAag tcaATGATAACACTTAAAGAACGTAAAGAAATGGAGGatgcatttaaaaaagcaCAAAAACCATGGGCCAAGTTACttcaaaaagttgaaaaaactaaaactgATTATCATAACAGTTGTAAAACTGAACGTACTGCTGCTAATATGGAAAGAAATGCATCAGCTGATAGTTCATTATCACAAGATcag ATGGCCCGAGGTTCTGATAGC gtaaaaaaaatgcaagatAGAGTACAAAAAACCAAGGAAGAAGTTCAAAGagctaaagaaaaatatgaagcATCATTGCAAGAAATAAATCAGTATAATCCAAAGTACATGGAAGACATGACACAAGTGTTTGAAAAATGTCAAGAAATGGAAGCTCAAagattgcaattttttaaGGATGTGTTATTTGGTATTCACAAATGTCTCAACATATCACAAGATCCagt GCTTCCAGTTATTTACGAGGAATTTTATCACACAATAAATAATGCTGATCATGAAAAAGACTTGAAATGGTGGTCGAACAATCATGGTGTCAATATGGCTATGAATTGGCCACAATTTGag gATTTTCCACCAGTTAATAATAAGGCCAAAGTGAAGCCAATGGCAAGAGTAATATCACCAGAGAATAATGGAGATGGTAAAACTGATACATTAGgatcaatgaaaaatcaaagtccagagaaaaataatcatgatgataattcaGTTAGCAGAACACCCACAATTAC aaaCGGTACAAATTCAAAACAAGAATCAAATCCATTTGATGAAGAAGAATGGGATGAGGATGGTGGTGAGGCTCTGGTTGATACTGGTGAACCAGGTGTTCCAGTTCGTGCACTTTATGACTATGAAGGAGCTGAAGCTGATGAGCTTACTTTTAAACAAG GagatgtttttgaaaaactGGAGGATGAAGATGAACAAGGCTGGTGTAAAGGCAGAAAAGATGGTCGAGTGGGTCTTTATCCAGCAAACTATGTCGATGCTACTTCACcctaa
- the LOC122855539 gene encoding protein kinase C and casein kinase substrate in neurons protein 1 isoform X5 yields MSHHSDDNMLIASTDSFWEPGNYKRTTKRIEDGHKLCDSLIQLVQERAEIEKNYAKALKGWSKSWNEKIEKGPEYGTAEAAWKGALGESDRLCDVHLRIKENLCNDIIQQVKTWQKDAYHKSMITLKERKEMEDAFKKAQKPWAKLLQKVEKTKTDYHNSCKTERTAANMERNASADSSLSQDQVKKMQDRVQKTKEEVQRAKEKYEASLQEINQYNPKYMEDMTQVFEKCQEMEAQRLQFFKDVLFGIHKCLNISQDPVLPVIYEEFYHTINNADHEKDLKWWSNNHGVNMAMNWPQFEDFPPVNNKAKVKPMARVISPENNGDGKTDTLGSMKNQSPEKNNHDDNSVSRTPTITNGTNSKQESNPFDEEEWDEDGGEALVDTGEPGVPVRALYDYEGAEADELTFKQGDVFEKLEDEDEQGWCKGRKDGRVGLYPANYVDATSP; encoded by the exons ATGTCACATCACAGCGACGATAATATGTTGATAGCAAGTACAGATTCATTCTGGGAGCCAGGTAACTACAAACGTACTACAAAAAGAATTGAAGATGGTCACAAATTATGTGACAGTTTAATACAATTAGTACAAGAACGtgctgaaattgaaaaaaattatgcaaaaGCATTAAAAGGATGGTCTAAATCatggaatgaaaaaattgaaaaaggacCAGAATATGGTACTGCTGAAGCTGCATGGAAAGGTGCACTTGGTGAATCAGATAGACTTTGTGATGTTCATTTAAGAATCAAAGAAAATCTATGTAATGATATTATTCAACAAGTCAAAACATGGCAAAAAGATGCATATCACAag tcaATGATAACACTTAAAGAACGTAAAGAAATGGAGGatgcatttaaaaaagcaCAAAAACCATGGGCCAAGTTACttcaaaaagttgaaaaaactaaaactgATTATCATAACAGTTGTAAAACTGAACGTACTGCTGCTAATATGGAAAGAAATGCATCAGCTGATAGTTCATTATCACAAGATcag gtaaaaaaaatgcaagatAGAGTACAAAAAACCAAGGAAGAAGTTCAAAGagctaaagaaaaatatgaagcATCATTGCAAGAAATAAATCAGTATAATCCAAAGTACATGGAAGACATGACACAAGTGTTTGAAAAATGTCAAGAAATGGAAGCTCAAagattgcaattttttaaGGATGTGTTATTTGGTATTCACAAATGTCTCAACATATCACAAGATCCagt GCTTCCAGTTATTTACGAGGAATTTTATCACACAATAAATAATGCTGATCATGAAAAAGACTTGAAATGGTGGTCGAACAATCATGGTGTCAATATGGCTATGAATTGGCCACAATTTGag gATTTTCCACCAGTTAATAATAAGGCCAAAGTGAAGCCAATGGCAAGAGTAATATCACCAGAGAATAATGGAGATGGTAAAACTGATACATTAGgatcaatgaaaaatcaaagtccagagaaaaataatcatgatgataattcaGTTAGCAGAACACCCACAATTAC aaaCGGTACAAATTCAAAACAAGAATCAAATCCATTTGATGAAGAAGAATGGGATGAGGATGGTGGTGAGGCTCTGGTTGATACTGGTGAACCAGGTGTTCCAGTTCGTGCACTTTATGACTATGAAGGAGCTGAAGCTGATGAGCTTACTTTTAAACAAG GagatgtttttgaaaaactGGAGGATGAAGATGAACAAGGCTGGTGTAAAGGCAGAAAAGATGGTCGAGTGGGTCTTTATCCAGCAAACTATGTCGATGCTACTTCACcctaa
- the LOC122855539 gene encoding protein kinase C and casein kinase substrate in neurons protein 1 isoform X3 has translation MSHHSDDNMLIASTDSFWEPGNYKRTTKRIEDGHKLCDSLIQLVQERAEIEKNYAKALKGWSKSWNEKIEKGPEYGTAEAAWKGALGESDRLCDVHLRIKENLCNDIIQQVKTWQKDAYHKSMITLKERKEMEDAFKKAQKPWAKLLQKVEKTKTDYHNSCKTERTAANMERNASADSSLSQDQVKKMQDRVQKTKEEVQRAKEKYEASLQEINQYNPKYMEDMTQVFEKCQEMEAQRLQFFKDVLFGIHKCLNISQDPVLPVIYEEFYHTINNADHEKDLKWWSNNHGVNMAMNWPQFEDYTEEFREITKGSKSKEALPAGSITLINQRPVGEDLHDFPPVNNKAKVKPMARVISPENNGDGKTDTLGSMKNQSPEKNNHDDNSVSRTPTITNGTNSKQESNPFDEEEWDEDGGEALVDTGEPGVPVRALYDYEGAEADELTFKQGDVFEKLEDEDEQGWCKGRKDGRVGLYPANYVDATSP, from the exons ATGTCACATCACAGCGACGATAATATGTTGATAGCAAGTACAGATTCATTCTGGGAGCCAGGTAACTACAAACGTACTACAAAAAGAATTGAAGATGGTCACAAATTATGTGACAGTTTAATACAATTAGTACAAGAACGtgctgaaattgaaaaaaattatgcaaaaGCATTAAAAGGATGGTCTAAATCatggaatgaaaaaattgaaaaaggacCAGAATATGGTACTGCTGAAGCTGCATGGAAAGGTGCACTTGGTGAATCAGATAGACTTTGTGATGTTCATTTAAGAATCAAAGAAAATCTATGTAATGATATTATTCAACAAGTCAAAACATGGCAAAAAGATGCATATCACAag tcaATGATAACACTTAAAGAACGTAAAGAAATGGAGGatgcatttaaaaaagcaCAAAAACCATGGGCCAAGTTACttcaaaaagttgaaaaaactaaaactgATTATCATAACAGTTGTAAAACTGAACGTACTGCTGCTAATATGGAAAGAAATGCATCAGCTGATAGTTCATTATCACAAGATcag gtaaaaaaaatgcaagatAGAGTACAAAAAACCAAGGAAGAAGTTCAAAGagctaaagaaaaatatgaagcATCATTGCAAGAAATAAATCAGTATAATCCAAAGTACATGGAAGACATGACACAAGTGTTTGAAAAATGTCAAGAAATGGAAGCTCAAagattgcaattttttaaGGATGTGTTATTTGGTATTCACAAATGTCTCAACATATCACAAGATCCagt GCTTCCAGTTATTTACGAGGAATTTTATCACACAATAAATAATGCTGATCATGAAAAAGACTTGAAATGGTGGTCGAACAATCATGGTGTCAATATGGCTATGAATTGGCCACAATTTGag GATTATACTGAAGAATTTCGTGAAATCACCAAAGGATCAAAATCAAAAGAAGCATTACCAGCTGGATCAATAACTCTCATCAATCAACGACCAGTTGGCGAAGATTTgcat gATTTTCCACCAGTTAATAATAAGGCCAAAGTGAAGCCAATGGCAAGAGTAATATCACCAGAGAATAATGGAGATGGTAAAACTGATACATTAGgatcaatgaaaaatcaaagtccagagaaaaataatcatgatgataattcaGTTAGCAGAACACCCACAATTAC aaaCGGTACAAATTCAAAACAAGAATCAAATCCATTTGATGAAGAAGAATGGGATGAGGATGGTGGTGAGGCTCTGGTTGATACTGGTGAACCAGGTGTTCCAGTTCGTGCACTTTATGACTATGAAGGAGCTGAAGCTGATGAGCTTACTTTTAAACAAG GagatgtttttgaaaaactGGAGGATGAAGATGAACAAGGCTGGTGTAAAGGCAGAAAAGATGGTCGAGTGGGTCTTTATCCAGCAAACTATGTCGATGCTACTTCACcctaa
- the LOC122855536 gene encoding RING finger protein 121: MDHLVMPNKSEEEMTPEEKMRAEHIRLHQLHQGHESMHAEMLLILLVTLIVVQVILIEWKKRYFKSYQFVTLIAVWLIPFGMCLRNYWWRFIFFWLLFSCITGLVVRKAMQQPIQGTTPRLVYKWFYFIYRLSYVLGIIGYFTALATFFGLNLVFDVKPQVWMDCSLLFLYYGLYFGVLGRDVAEICADKMASHIGYYNPGSMPKRSLDPNVCAVCGNVILVSENGEGVIENRYTLNCEHVFHEFCIRGWCIIGKKQTCPYCKEKVDLKKMFCNPWERPHVLYGQLLDWIRWLVAWQPLILFIVQGINWAFGLE; the protein is encoded by the exons atggaTCACCTTGTGATGCCCAACAAg AGTGAGGAGGAGATGACACCAGAGGAGAAAATGag AGCTGAACACATAAGACTGCATCAACTTCATCAAGGACATGAGTCAATGCATGCTGAAATGTTATTGATACTATTGGTGACATTAATTGTAGTACAAGTTATATTAATTGAATGGAAAAAgagatattttaaatcatatcAG ttTGTTACGTTAATTGCAGTATGGTTAATACCATTTGGTATGTGTCTAAGAAACTATTGGTggagatttatatttttctggttattattttcatgtataaCTGGTCTTGTTGTTAGAAAAGCAATGCAACAACCAATACAAGGCACAACACCaag ACTAGTTTACaaatggttttattttatatatcgatTGAGTTATGTACTTGGTATAATTGGTTACTTCACAGCCTTGGCCACATTTTTTGGTTTAAATTTAGTATTTGATGTTAAACCACAAGTATGGATGGATTGtagtctattatttttatattatggtCTTTATTTTGGTGTACTTGGTAGAGACGTTGCTGAAATTTGTGCTGATAAAATGGCATCACATATTGGA tATTACAATCCAGGAAGCATGCCAAAGAGATCACTTGATCCAAATGTTTGTGCTGTATGTGGAAATGTCATTCTTGTTTCTGAAAATGGAGAAGGTGTTATAGAAAATAGATATACATTAAATTGTGAACATGTATTTCATGAATTTTGTATACGTGGATGGTGTATCATaggaaaaaaacaaacatgtCCATATTGCAAAGAAAAAGTTGATCTTAAAAAGATGTTTTGTAATCC aTGGGAACGTCCTCATGTTCTTTATGGACAATTACTTGACTGGATTAGATGGCTTGTTGCGTGGCAGCcacttattttattcattgttcAAGGTATCAATTGGGCATTTGGCCTTGAGTAA
- the LOC122855539 gene encoding protein kinase C and casein kinase substrate in neurons protein 1 isoform X1 produces the protein MSHHSDDNMLIASTDSFWEPGNYKRTTKRIEDGHKLCDSLIQLVQERAEIEKNYAKALKGWSKSWNEKIEKGPEYGTAEAAWKGALGESDRLCDVHLRIKENLCNDIIQQVKTWQKDAYHKSMITLKERKEMEDAFKKAQKPWAKLLQKVEKTKTDYHNSCKTERTAANMERNASADSSLSQDQMARGSDSVKKMQDRVQKTKEEVQRAKEKYEASLQEINQYNPKYMEDMTQVFEKCQEMEAQRLQFFKDVLFGIHKCLNISQDPVLPVIYEEFYHTINNADHEKDLKWWSNNHGVNMAMNWPQFEDYTEEFREITKGSKSKEALPAGSITLINQRPVGEDLHDFPPVNNKAKVKPMARVISPENNGDGKTDTLGSMKNQSPEKNNHDDNSVSRTPTITNGTNSKQESNPFDEEEWDEDGGEALVDTGEPGVPVRALYDYEGAEADELTFKQGDVFEKLEDEDEQGWCKGRKDGRVGLYPANYVDATSP, from the exons ATGTCACATCACAGCGACGATAATATGTTGATAGCAAGTACAGATTCATTCTGGGAGCCAGGTAACTACAAACGTACTACAAAAAGAATTGAAGATGGTCACAAATTATGTGACAGTTTAATACAATTAGTACAAGAACGtgctgaaattgaaaaaaattatgcaaaaGCATTAAAAGGATGGTCTAAATCatggaatgaaaaaattgaaaaaggacCAGAATATGGTACTGCTGAAGCTGCATGGAAAGGTGCACTTGGTGAATCAGATAGACTTTGTGATGTTCATTTAAGAATCAAAGAAAATCTATGTAATGATATTATTCAACAAGTCAAAACATGGCAAAAAGATGCATATCACAag tcaATGATAACACTTAAAGAACGTAAAGAAATGGAGGatgcatttaaaaaagcaCAAAAACCATGGGCCAAGTTACttcaaaaagttgaaaaaactaaaactgATTATCATAACAGTTGTAAAACTGAACGTACTGCTGCTAATATGGAAAGAAATGCATCAGCTGATAGTTCATTATCACAAGATcag ATGGCCCGAGGTTCTGATAGC gtaaaaaaaatgcaagatAGAGTACAAAAAACCAAGGAAGAAGTTCAAAGagctaaagaaaaatatgaagcATCATTGCAAGAAATAAATCAGTATAATCCAAAGTACATGGAAGACATGACACAAGTGTTTGAAAAATGTCAAGAAATGGAAGCTCAAagattgcaattttttaaGGATGTGTTATTTGGTATTCACAAATGTCTCAACATATCACAAGATCCagt GCTTCCAGTTATTTACGAGGAATTTTATCACACAATAAATAATGCTGATCATGAAAAAGACTTGAAATGGTGGTCGAACAATCATGGTGTCAATATGGCTATGAATTGGCCACAATTTGag GATTATACTGAAGAATTTCGTGAAATCACCAAAGGATCAAAATCAAAAGAAGCATTACCAGCTGGATCAATAACTCTCATCAATCAACGACCAGTTGGCGAAGATTTgcat gATTTTCCACCAGTTAATAATAAGGCCAAAGTGAAGCCAATGGCAAGAGTAATATCACCAGAGAATAATGGAGATGGTAAAACTGATACATTAGgatcaatgaaaaatcaaagtccagagaaaaataatcatgatgataattcaGTTAGCAGAACACCCACAATTAC aaaCGGTACAAATTCAAAACAAGAATCAAATCCATTTGATGAAGAAGAATGGGATGAGGATGGTGGTGAGGCTCTGGTTGATACTGGTGAACCAGGTGTTCCAGTTCGTGCACTTTATGACTATGAAGGAGCTGAAGCTGATGAGCTTACTTTTAAACAAG GagatgtttttgaaaaactGGAGGATGAAGATGAACAAGGCTGGTGTAAAGGCAGAAAAGATGGTCGAGTGGGTCTTTATCCAGCAAACTATGTCGATGCTACTTCACcctaa